A genomic stretch from Chaetodon auriga isolate fChaAug3 chromosome 17, fChaAug3.hap1, whole genome shotgun sequence includes:
- the tra2a gene encoding transformer-2 protein homolog alpha isoform X2 codes for MSDIEDGNYEGRGSRSPSKSDRGSPARVKSESRSGSPSPSRASKRSESRSHSRSKSRSRSRRHSHRRYSRSRSRSYSHRRKSRSRSYSPEYRRRRSQSTSPMSNRHRHTGSRANPDPSTCLGVFGLSLYTTERDLREVFSRYGPLAGVNVVYDQRTGRSRGFAFVYFERLEDSKEAMERANGMELDGRRIRVDYSITKRPHTPTPGIYMGRPTHNGGGGGGGSGSSRRGRDSYYDRGGYDRYDRYDEYDYRYSRRRSPSPYYSRYRSRSRSRSYSPRRY; via the exons ATGAGTGACATTGAGGATGGAAATTACGAAGGACGG GGGTCACGCTCCCCATCTAAATCGGATCGTGGGAGTCCAGCTCGGGTCAAGTCGGAGAGCAGGTCCGGCTCCCCGAGCCCATCCCGGGCCTCCAAACGCTCTGAGTCCAGATCCCACTCTCGATCAAAATCTAG GTCTCGTTCTAGGCGGCACTCACACCGCCGCTATAGCCGTTCACGCTCTCGTTCCTATTCCCATCGGAGGAAGTCCCGCTCTCGTTCCTACAGCCCTGAGTACCGCCGTAGGAGAAGCCAGAGCACATCCCCTATGTCGAACCGGCACCGACACACTGGCAGCAGG GCGAACCCTGATCCCAGCACATGTCTGGGGGTGTTTGGCTTGAGCCTGTACACCACAGAGCGTGACCTGAGGGAGGTGTTTTCACGCTATGGTCCTCTGGCAGGGGTCAATGTGGTGTACGACCAGCGCACGGGTCGCTCTCGTGGCTTTGCCTTCGTTTACTTCGAGAGACTTGAGGATTCCAAAGAG GCAATGGAGCGAGCCAATGGCATGGAGCTGGACGGGAGGCGCATCAGAGTGGATTATTCCATTACCAAACGTCCCCATACCCCCACACCAGGAATTTACATGGGCCGACCAACTCA CAATGGTGGTGGGGGTGGCGGTGGCAGTGGTagcagcaggagggggagagacTCATACTATGACCGCGGCGGCTATGACCGCTATGACAGATATGATGAGTATGACTATAGATATAG TCGCAGGCGCTCTCCATCACCCTACTACAGTCGATACAGGTCTCGCTCACGGTCTCGCTCCTACAGCCCAC GGCGATACTAA
- the tra2a gene encoding transformer-2 protein homolog alpha isoform X1 yields MSDIEDGNYEGRGSRSPSKSDRGSPARVKSESRSGSPSPSRASKRSESRSHSRSKSRSRSRRHSHRRYSRSRSRSYSHRRKSRSRSYSPEYRRRRSQSTSPMSNRHRHTGSRSHDLTKEAYSHGGDADVRANPDPSTCLGVFGLSLYTTERDLREVFSRYGPLAGVNVVYDQRTGRSRGFAFVYFERLEDSKEAMERANGMELDGRRIRVDYSITKRPHTPTPGIYMGRPTHNGGGGGGGSGSSRRGRDSYYDRGGYDRYDRYDEYDYRYSRRRSPSPYYSRYRSRSRSRSYSPRRY; encoded by the exons ATGAGTGACATTGAGGATGGAAATTACGAAGGACGG GGGTCACGCTCCCCATCTAAATCGGATCGTGGGAGTCCAGCTCGGGTCAAGTCGGAGAGCAGGTCCGGCTCCCCGAGCCCATCCCGGGCCTCCAAACGCTCTGAGTCCAGATCCCACTCTCGATCAAAATCTAG GTCTCGTTCTAGGCGGCACTCACACCGCCGCTATAGCCGTTCACGCTCTCGTTCCTATTCCCATCGGAGGAAGTCCCGCTCTCGTTCCTACAGCCCTGAGTACCGCCGTAGGAGAAGCCAGAGCACATCCCCTATGTCGAACCGGCACCGACACACTGGCAGCAGG AGCCATGACTTGACAAAAGAAGCATACAGTCATGGTGGTGATGCAGATGTTAGG GCGAACCCTGATCCCAGCACATGTCTGGGGGTGTTTGGCTTGAGCCTGTACACCACAGAGCGTGACCTGAGGGAGGTGTTTTCACGCTATGGTCCTCTGGCAGGGGTCAATGTGGTGTACGACCAGCGCACGGGTCGCTCTCGTGGCTTTGCCTTCGTTTACTTCGAGAGACTTGAGGATTCCAAAGAG GCAATGGAGCGAGCCAATGGCATGGAGCTGGACGGGAGGCGCATCAGAGTGGATTATTCCATTACCAAACGTCCCCATACCCCCACACCAGGAATTTACATGGGCCGACCAACTCA CAATGGTGGTGGGGGTGGCGGTGGCAGTGGTagcagcaggagggggagagacTCATACTATGACCGCGGCGGCTATGACCGCTATGACAGATATGATGAGTATGACTATAGATATAG TCGCAGGCGCTCTCCATCACCCTACTACAGTCGATACAGGTCTCGCTCACGGTCTCGCTCCTACAGCCCAC GGCGATACTAA